A region of the Lycium barbarum isolate Lr01 chromosome 1, ASM1917538v2, whole genome shotgun sequence genome:
ACTTGATTAATTTTCTAGAGGATGTTAGTACCTCCATTAATGTGGAATAATTGAGCTTTCCCTTAGTAGTGGTACTGGTTGTTGAACTCTTTAATAAgctttgtcaaaaaaaaaaaaaacgttttaaTCATATTAAATGTATTTTAAGGTAAATGAAAATAAACGCAGAAATAAATACAGCAGAATTTGGATCAATTGGGTAATTTGGAAGTACGGAATTTTCACGAAGCATAGAGGTATAAAGTCAATGTAATAATTAATATTGTGACTTGGGATATTTATTTGCTTACTTCTGTTTTTCATTTGTTACACTTATAGTATTGGAATATCTTATGAGTTTTAGTTTGATCAAATGCACTTATGATGCTTAACCAGTTAGTCACTTTATATGACTATAGAGCTGCTCTGTCCTACTGTTCCTTGTCAAGTTGTCGGTCTCCGTTCCAATTTATTTGTCACATTTAATTAGAGGcaaaattaagaagaaaaaaaaagtttctgATACGTAAGTCAAATAAAATATCATAACTTTACCTGTATTAGACAAATTTTATTCTCCTACAAGTAGTCATGTCATAGCAAAATAGAAATGTAGAATATGTAACTGATAAACATGTGCTAACATTTTTTCAATTAGATAAAACAGAGACAGTCAAGTTAAAAttgaaataaattagaaattgagaaggaaaaatgaaaaaactCAATGCAAGCTTTCTTTTATTATATTGTTATCACCATCCCGTCTCATGGTTTGATTCCGACTGTTATCTACTCTCTCAAAATCATGTAAAAACAAAGAAAAACTGCCATATTATTACATCTCAATGATCATAGTGAAGGAGCAAATTTTAGTTTGTAAACAGATTAAACCACATATCAATATAAACAAAATTAACTAACAATCAAAATTATCGTATATTTTATCACAAACTAAACAACTTGACAAAAAAGAAATTGCTGACATCAATAGGAAAAGAACTAACAACTGACATACTTAATACAATACAACATCGTAGCATTTTATCAAGCCAGCATAAAAAGAACCAGATAAGTTTACCATACCAAGCTCATAAGAACTTTATTATATGAAGCATTTTAGGCTTGATATTTCAAAGAAGTTTTGGCCATTACTATACAAAGCAAAAAATATGATTAACAATGGAAGCATTACCTGATAGTATCCAAAAAGAGAAGGACTGGAAGGGTTTTGTGTTGTCCTTGTTTTTCTGGAATACTTTTTCATTTTATACATGAACTTTAACGTTAGAGAAAGAGTTTGTCTTTACTTTTGCATTTAATGGAAATTATGAGCTGAATGCAAATGGGCAGATTTTAATGTTCTTTTACACCTCTTCAGATCAATTGTCGATAGGAAAAGAAATACTTTTGGGGGATAAAATATGACTCTTTGCTACCCTTTTACCGTGACTCTTCGTTGCCCCTCACAATTCTTCAATGCCTCATCTATTACAATAATAAATAGGAGTAAATAATTATTGGAAAAGGGGAGATGAGGGGGGGAAAATAGAAAAGAActcaaaaaaatgacaaaaaagataaatagcattctaggccatagagaggtgccacatcaccttgtctatgcctagctttatattatatatagattgtctTTCACCACTGCTAGTCATTTATAAGTCAAATTGCTTAGTGAAACCTTGTATTATAAAGTAATGGATGAAATGTTATCTTCCCCTATTAAGAGTAAagcataatttatttattttttgctaTTAAGTATGAGTTATCTGATTATCGAATGTCTGAATAGAGAatggatacaaaaaaaaaaaaaaaaaaaaattgcttagtGACAACTGGTTAGTAGATTGattgatagattttttttttttttttggtagattGTAGTCTGTGTGTATTATTTTCCTGAATATATCCTATTTCTAAAACTACTTTGAAAGCTTAGATTCATGGTATGGTCGTTTCGAACTGCTACACTGATAAGTTTGCAGATAAATATCCATGTCTGAAAAGGTGCTAACTTGCTTGTTGCTATTCTGCTACATTGATCGATAAATTACTTGCACATTTGTGGTGACTGGAGTACAAGCTTAAACCATTTGGTTTTTAAACTTAAAACTGTTATACCTTTAACTGTAGAAGTGTTTGAGAAGCTAAGAGAGTTTCTCCTTATTACATCAGAATTTGGTTTATCGTTGTATACCAGGCCTTCTAGTTCTATCATGCCTTGGCTTAAAATATTTTAGCTTATCACCGTGAGATTAGATTGTTTAGCTTTTAGGGGACGACGCCTTATCCTCTGGTTGATTATTAATACGGATCGACACAATTTGACGCTAGTGACTATTGTCATTTTAAAGTTAGCTCATGGAAGCTTCATATAACCTGTGCTACTTCTGGTCTTGGATTTACTTATAGTGAGTATTGTCAGCTGCTTTGCCTCCAGGGCTATCTTAGAATTGGTGTCTGAAACCACTTTAAGATTCCTTACATCAAGGAAAATAGCATCGGAAAATGGATGGAAACTCGTAATTTGCTATTTCCTTTTCTCCAGAAATAAATATGATTCTAATTATGTAAGTTATACTGTATTTGGATACCTTTTCTGCAATAATCTAGTTACTAGCTTTTTCTACTTTCCAGTATCCTTTTCGATGAATTGGGGACTGACAATAGAACCTAGTTTTGGTAATTTCGCAAGTATTTTTCATTTGCGCTTTCAATTGTTATTGGAGCTTCAAAAATGTTCCATGCAATACAAAGGAGAAGCTCATATGCTATGATGAATGATTTTCTCTTGACTGACTTACAGTTAAGAGTACATCTGTGTGGAAATCTTGATGTTTTAGTACTTCAAAGTTTAGAGGACTGAAAGAGTTGGTTTTTTGTGGGGTCCAACCCATGTGCCAAATAACTTGGCTGGCAAATGAACTTGGGGAGCAAGCAAAATTTGTGGAGGACAAATTTTggatttatttttccttttctctttttgAGCTTGGAGTCCAAGTCTGGTCATTATAAAAGGATGATCATTCTTCATTGTCTAATCATCCCAAAATCATAAAATCCTTGCAAGAGTAGAGAGCAATTCTCTTAGGTGTAATTGGATATCTCCCCTTTCTTTGTTAATAATATAAAGGCAGTTGTGCTCTGGCACTTTGATCCGAACTATGTTAAATCTTATGTTCTTTCTTTTACATTTCCGCTAATACTTGGTATCATAACGTTAGGGCTCTTTGAAGATCCAAGGAGGAAGAACAAGCAAAGATGAGTTCCATAAACCTTGCAAAAATCATTAAACTCTTCACTGCAAAACTTAAAGCCATTGTTTGTGTGAAGATACTTGATTTTCCGCTCCATTTGATTATCAATCAAATTCTTCCACTCTTTAAATGCTTCAAAATCATCACCTTTCGCCTGTGGAAAACACGTGAAATTCATCAATGAACGTGAGGAGATACCTCTTTCCACCCTTCGATGGAAATTTAGGGGCTCGTATATCTGAATGGATGTAGTCTAGCACCCATCCCATCTTGTGCTTGCCAGCACTGAAGCTGATCTTCTTCTGCTTTCCTAGAATGCAGTGCTCATAAAATTCAAGTGTGTTGATGTTCTCACCTTTCAAAAGGTTACGGTTGCTCAACACCCCAGTGACATGTGCCATAATCTTGCCTTGTCATGATTAGATAACTACACTGTAGATGCCTCAACTCTTTAAGAGTTAGAACAATTGTCTATCTCTATATAAGCACACAACAAATGGTTTCCCTCACCTATGTGGGACAAAGTGCATTTGCACAAATGAAATTCAAACAAATTTCATTTCcttccatttctcattcacaccactTCATTTTAAAGCCCAACCACTTAATGGATCTTTAAAGCCCAACAAGTCCCACATTGGGGGATCTAGGGAGTATTATGGCTATATACAACatatcaattaaaaaaaaaaagtctttgaAAATAGTTTGACAAGATATCTCAAGGGTCAATTTGGGCTATATCAGTCCAATTTTTGGATGGGTTGGACTAATGTGGGCTGAGGTAATAAATGGGCGGATCAATGACCAACCCAAACTTAGGCAGGTCAATGACCAACCCAAACTTAGGCAGGTCAATGACCAACCCAAACTTGGGCGGGTCATGTTTTAATGGGCCAATTTTGCCACTCCTAGTTGCTACTTACACAATTACACTAAACCATACATAGAAGTGATGCGCATTGTATTTGTATGATGTTTTCTGATTTCAAAGATAACACTTGTTCCTATTGCTGTGCTCATGATTTATGTTGATGTTCTGTAGCAGAGTCCAAAAGGTCTTCACTGCTCCAGGTTAAAGCCTCTTCATCTGAAGAAACTTCTGTTGATACTAGCGAATTCCTAACGGAGCTAAAAGAAAAGGTAAACTGGATGGCTTGCTGCCTGAGAAAAAATTGCATCTTCTCTGCTGCAAATAATCAAAAGTCATTTGGTAGTCAATCTCTCTTTTGTTGCATCGCTTTGAGATTTATTAGAAATCAAAACCTTGTTTTGTACACGGTACATCACCATAGAGTGTGAGATACTTATACCTGCAAAATACTTGTAGAGCAGCAGTTTTTGTTACATTTATAACGTCATGAGATTTTCTTCAATTTAATAATAGGAGTAGATCAACAACAACAGCACACCTAGTTTGGGGAGAGtgggtgtacgcagaccttacccctaccttgggtgaggtagagaggttgtttccaataagacgctcggctcaagaaaagcgtTTTCTAAGCAGGTTTGAAAAATACAAGAGTAAAAAGCTATGATGAAAATATTGAAGAAGAGAAACGTATTGACAGCAAATAGTAAAGATAACCAGAGAATAATAGGAGCAGATCATTGAAGTCAATTATATTACTTTAACTCTAGTagttaataatatatatatattatagaaaTGGCAGTTTAGTTAATAATAAATAGTACCATGTCATGATAACTTTGATATTAGCATTCAGTGCAACCATAGATTTTTGTTGTTTTTACCTTCATTAGAGGTTTCTTCATAGTTCTCGTCTGCTGAATGCTCTCTAATTTCGGGTACATAGAACACATTTTGCTAAGTTGGCATTTTCTCGCATGGAGACAATGTAAGAGTCCCTAAAAATAGAATTAAAGAATCTTAGGGATGCATTTTAGTTTTACTGGTCGGAATAGATAGCTTTTCATTTTAATACGAGATCAGGATTCAGCAATTTTTTTAATCCTTTTGATCTTTTATGACCGATTTGTTCTATGTCTAACTCACATTGAATACCTTCTTATTGCTTACAGTGGGATGCTGTTGAAGACAAATCAACAGTGCTACTTTACGGTGGTGGGGCAATTGTTGCAGTTTGGCTGTCTTCAATTGTTGTTGGTGCCGTCAACTCAGTTCCTCTGGTAAGTAGATTGATGGAATAAGATAACTGCTGGCCTTTTTCCATTTGTTGGCCCGTCAGCCGAAGTTATTTACGGGCACTATCTAAAATGtacaaaacatatacactgattatgtatattaatGTCTATACATAttaatgtatatttatacttaatatacaaaacctatacttTTTCTGGCTATCATTTTTCTGAacggtccaaaaatgtaattatcccatAATTGTTTTACTTAAGGAACTGCTTTAAGAATGTTGTGAGTATTTTCCCTGCTATAGGTTTTTGAATTTCCATTTGTATGACAGACTGAGATCCTCTCTTTCATAGATCTCTTCTGTGGTTTGGTCCAACCATCAGAGATTCACTAATCTTTCCCCTTTCTGCAGCTACCAAAAGTCTTGGAGTTGGTAGGACTTGGATATACTGGATGGTTTGTCTACCGCTACCTTCTCTTCAAGGTAAGATTGCGGGATTAGGTTACATTTCTCTTAACATTTCAAATTATAccacaaaaaatattttaaataaatgTTTTCCAGTCGAATCGCATCGCATGCTGTAGATTTTCAGTTGGGGTATGGAAGGAATTGTGGCTTAAAACAAAATGACGGCTAGTTTTTCTTTTTCCCATATATTGAAATAGGCTTCTTAGGTAAATATTTGAAAGCTTGAATTTCTataaactactccctccgtctcaatttatgtgaaggtgtttcactgaacacagagtttaagaatgaaaggtAGGCTTTTGAAACCTGGGGTCCAAAATaagccatagatatttgtgtgactataaatcatctcattatgagaagtttaaagttaaattgttacaaaatataaaaatgtgtcaatTCTTTTTGGGACCGACTAAATAGGAAAGAATGTCACGTAAATAGGCACAGATGGAGTAGTTGATTTCTGTATCAACTTTTTTGTACACTGAATTTAggcaaaaagaagaaaagaactgCCATATAGAACTTCCAATCTCTCAGTCAGCCTGTCATTGTCTTGCCTTTTCCCGAGAAGGGTAAATGTTCTTTAAGTTGGTGCAGAAGTGGATACAAGATTTGAACTTTATGGGTTCTGGTCTAGGACAACAACTTTAAGTGCTAGTTATTGGGTTCTGAATTAAATTTTTGTACATATTTAGTAAATTTCATAACATAGAGTTTTGAGCCAAAACTACTGAAATAACTGCACAAGAAAGTACTTGAACTACTGTAGAATTGGCTTATTGTTTGCATAGAGATGGCAATGGCTTACTAGAGATGTGATTTCTTGTTCTTGCTGACAGTCGAGTAGAAAAGAATTGGCAGAAGATGCTGAGGAATTGAAGAAGATTGCAGGAACTGAATAAATGCATGTAATTTGATGTCAAATTCATGGTGAACGAGCCAATGCAAATGGGCTGTTAGTTTCTTGTACAAGAGGCATATGTTCATGTGAAGTAAGAGTAGGTTCTGATGTAATTTTCTTTATAAGTAAGAGTAGGTTTTGATGTAATTTTCTTTATCTCACTTAGCACATCTTCAAAGAAGCTTTTATGTTTCACTTTTATTTAATAGTGTTATAAATCATAGTCTACTTCTGCATCTTGTTACACTATATCGTTCTGTAAATAAGGCTGTAAGTCAAGTGCACAATGCAAATTAACTACTTTTTGAAATGGAGCATATGGTTATTGCCAAAGATCCAATGTTGCAATTTACAATAGGGGTTTTCAGTTTTTTCCATACATATCCTACCCGCTACCGATCCTGATGAAGTGTAGTGACGTAGCAATTAGTGTAGTAATGTGCCAATTGCCAACACCTAGTTGTGCTGTCAGTAGGAAGGTAGCCTATGCCTGTGGAAGCACTTCCTATTGTTATTTTTTTAAGTCTTCATTTCATttgaaacagcctctctacctttcatttcatttgaaacaacctctctaccttcacaCATGTACGCACCACCCTCCATAGACCCCATTTGTGGCTCTTCGAGGCTGCATTAAGAATGTACTTCAAAAAACAGACCAATTCTTCCATAGAAAATCAACCATGCATATAACCCTAGTTCTTTTACATTTAACTTTAGGTCAAGCAAGTAGTGTTTCTATATTTCTGCCCTGGTATAAGTAGAGAATGCTGTGTGGATTAAGGGGAAAAATGTGTTACATACTACAAAACTCCAGTAACCTTTAAAAGAGGACACCAAGGAATTGGTTGAGTGTTCAAAGGTCCAATTTTAGACCTAGATATCCTTTGATCAAATTCCACTTCCCCTGTACTGAAAGATGGTTGAAATTTTAATTAGAAGGATGACTGAATATCACTGGAGGAATGGCTCAATGAATCATAACCTCAAGCTCGTTTTAAAGGTACTATAACACAAACACAACATACCCAATTGAATCCCACTAAAAGGGTCTGAGGCGGGGAGGGTAGactttacccctaccttgggaggtagagaagCTGTTTCAGGTGGACCTTCAGCATAAGGATCGTTTTAAAGGTACCATCTAGCAACAAATTCAGAAGGAGAAGACACCAAAAAAACATTGCAGAAGTATCGATGCAGGCAAACCATCCAGGAAATTGTGCAAATCCGAAAAACAGTAGCTCGTTATTATTGCATCCGTTTCATCGAAGCATAAATATTCATACAGAAACCTAAATGCATAAAGCTCTGAATCATATATTACTTCAAACGATACAGCATATAAGCTCTCAATCTATATTGAAATTAAACACCAAAAAGGAAATAGCAAGGCAAAAAAGCAATTTAAGTCACGAAAACTTTAGATTCTGTCAATGTCCTCATCCTCAAACTCGATATAATTATCAACAGTGTTCTCGTCCTCTTCATCCAAATTAGCAACACCCTCATTGAGCCTAGTGTTCTCTGGCAACTCTCCATATGCCTTCAACAGCCTTGCCTCATCTGGCATGTACTTCAGAATGACATCAGCTTTATCATCCTGCAAAACCCAAATATAATGAAGTTAAGAAACAGCAATATATATCCACATTCTACCAGAACTAAGACAACAGCAACAATCCAATGATGCAAATTAATTGCACAAGTAAAAAATATACCAAGAACAATTTCTTTTCACTAACGAGAGATACACTTGAGCAGATTCACATAGCTGAAGAGCACACAGATCCCACTTTTTATTATGACTATTGACTACCCATTGGAACAACAACTGAACAAAAGAACTAGCTTCAATATCAACTCAAAAGGACTATGGAGGCAAACAATTCTGCCGATGACTATTAACCTCAAGCTACATAAACTCTGCATAGCTGGTTCCAAGTCCAGATAAAGAAACATAAACAAGGAAACAGCATTATTACCATAGGTCTCCGAAAAGCCTAAAAAGTATGATATCCAAAAATTGTTGGATCGGAATGAATacagaaaattgatttttttttgtcaagGAATATACACAGTTGATATAGCCAACCCTACTAATTTCGGATTGAGACGTAATCTGTTAGTTGATTAAAAAGTTACTCCAAAACACTTGAGTAGATTTAAGTAGCTCCACAGCATAAGATCCCACTTTATATTTATGATCATTAACAACTCAGAGAACCACAACATGATAAAGATTCAATCTTGAATCAAAAGTACTGCGGAGGCCAAAAAATTGTGTCCAAAATACTCTCGTGTAAGCATTACCGTTGGCTTCCCGAGAGCCCAAAAGTACTATATCATCAATCCCGTAAACACTGAAATTGCTGGGTCGAAATTGAATATAGACAATTCATAATAGCCGCCCAACTAGTTTTGAATTAAGAACTAATCAATTCACTGATTAACATAGGTGACTATTTCTGTTCCTAATCCGTGATTCATTAGTTCATAAAAGTTTACTAGCAATTTTTCAAAATCATACATCAAAGGGAGATAAATAACATAAATCATGTACCCCCAAAAATGAATTTCTCAAAAACTCTTTAAACTCCAAATTCATGTGAACCGAATTGAGAAGTAACCGATTGATTGGCCAACATAGGTGCCAATTTATGTACCTCATCCTCAATTCATTAAGCCATACAAGTTCACATACAATTTTAATAAACAAAAACAAATTTCTCAAAAACGGGGGTACCCTAGCTCCGCCAATGGATATGATTAATCCTGTAAACTGAAATTGTTGGGTCAGAATTGAATATAGAGCCAGACCCCACctgtgggatcacactgggtatgttgttgttgttgttgttgtatatagcCAACCCAACTAGTTTCTAACTGAGAATTAATCGACCTACATAGGTGGCTATTTCTGTACTCGTCCTCAACCTCAATTCATTAAGCCATACAAATTTACATTCTTAATCACAAATCGTGTaaaccaaaacaaaacaaaatcatGTACCCAAAACGAATTAAAAACCCCCCAAAAAGGGGGAAAGATGGGTGACAATTTCTCCAAAAAGTTACTCCAAAATTAAAGTATTTTTTTGGATGAAGATGATGGGGGTATTTATTTAAGTTTACCTGATAATCACGAAGACCAACAAGAACAATATCACCAGCAGCAATCCATACTTTTTTATGCATCTTACCACGTATATGACACAAACGTTTTGTTCCATCAATACACGTGGCTTCACATCTTCCATTACCTAACATACGTTGTACTTGTGCGTATTCTTGTCCATCTTCTTTGAATATAAGTTCTCTTTTCTCATCATCTGCTTCGTTTTTACCTCTCTTCCTGTTCTTACCTCCTTTTcctttgttcttaggcatgtttgATTAATCAGATTTGTTGCAAACCCTAATTTTTCAGACACAAAAATGAAACCCTAGTATTAATTAGTACctgttgttttgtttttttttttttttttttgggaatgtGTGGTTGATTTGGTTTTTGTCTCCTTTTTATAAGggggatttttatttttattttcctcAGAGAAAAAGAACCAGGAATTAAAATCCTTAATCGTATATGGGCCAAACTTATTTTCCCCAAAAATGTTTATTTTTTGTGATaaagtatttattttaaaaaaatgaggTGTTTGGTCATATTTTTGAGGGAAAATAAATGtttctggggagtagcagaagcagttttcaGAAGGTAAAAGAGAAATGGCTTCTgcccaaaagtacttttgagaaaaatacacttattagaaacattttttaaaagcttagtcaaacactaattgctacttaaaagtgctttttaaattaattagccaAACACAGATTGTTttttgtcaaaagtactttttaaaaaaagctgattttagaagtttggccaaacagactataaTCTAATAAGGTGGTGGTTAAGTACGGTGTACTTCGTCCGTCCGTCTTAATTTATACAACGCTCTTTTTTTTTAAGCCAGTCCAAAGAAATAACATCTCTTTATATTTAGCAATAATTTAACTCTAAAATTCTCATTTTTTCACCTTAATGTAATAATTTCTAGCCACAAAAatttctgtaatttattttagactataaaatttaaaagtctttcttttttAGGGCCCAGTCAGGCGCGCACACATAAGGGCAGTACCAAATAGACGTATTTGTAATGTTTGAGTTTAGTTATGTTGACATTTAGGGGTCGGTTGGTAGGTTGTACTAATCAAAATAGTTCTTGTATTAAAATTTAGTCCATCAATATAATGTTTGGTTACTCAATTCAATTTAATCATACTTAATATATGGATTACTTATACACCATAGGAGGCTTATCTAATACCAAGTAAACCAAGGGATTACTTATACCAGGTTTAACTATACATGGATAAGACCCCTAAAATGACTAAACTATCCCTCAAACCCTTTTCCCAATTACATGAAATAGAAAATCCCACAAATATTTAAAGGATATAATTGCAAAGAATTTGTATAGTTTTAAACCAAACACAAATTAGATTATACATTGTATATCTAATTTTTAATACAATGAATCAAACACTTGATAAAAAATAATCTCAGCATTATAATCCCTGCATTACTGTCtccgtaccaaacgacccctcgGTATTTCCATCTTTGGCCGCGCGCACGGCTTATTTCGTGAAGATTGTTTATTAAAATACTTGAGAACACCAAGTTGTCTTTGATTAAATCAATGAGGAATATCTTTTAATAATTTAATGAATACATTGTATTTCCCCAACCTTTCCCTTAGTTGAATATTGAAGAACCTTATGTCACAATTTTCACACTGTATtcgtatttttaaattttaaatctagaatcaattattctaatacaGTTACCTGGAAAAGCCCTATATACTTGTACAACAAGCAAAGCGGATAGACATCAAAATCTTGCGCTGCAACTTCGACGTTGTAATACTAATACTAAATTTTAAATTAGTTTATCTTGCAAAGCAAGTCAGAAAAGCCTTTTATATACTTGTTTATGCTTGTACTACAAGCAAATGGGAAAGGTTTGTAGAAAGGCAAAATCTTATGCTACAAAGATACGGGGACGCTGAAAAGGGAAAGAAACTAAGGTGCAAAAACTCTGAATGGACATTCAATAATTTCTCAAGATTCCAATGGTCGTTCAACCAGACCATCTTTCTTGACAAACCAATGATTTTATAGAATCCCATTTGAGAAGCATAAACTTGTTGTTTGTTGGAGATGATAAAAGAGAGAAGTTGAATCATAACGCACAAGACTAACAAGGGTTGTGGTGGAGTAACAATAACCAGAGGTCATGGGTTTGAATCACCTTTATTAGGGAGTGCTCCGCCTTCCAATGTGGGGTGCGAATTTGGATTTTATCGGACCTCCATATGAGTACCTAACACGGGATGGAAAACCAAAAGAATATACCATAACGCACAAGGGGAAGTCCAATTGACAGAAAGCAGAAATGAATTAAGGCAATCCATGGCAGAATTAAACCAGAAAGATGCTTCAACACTGAAATGGCCAGTAGAAAGGAATTCCAAATCACATAAGAGCTTGCTGAATGAGTCACTAAAATGCTTAGCAATCACAACGTTTACCATACCACACCATTTAGTT
Encoded here:
- the LOC132632512 gene encoding eukaryotic translation initiation factor 1A-like, giving the protein MPKNKGKGGKNRKRGKNEADDEKRELIFKEDGQEYAQVQRMLGNGRCEATCIDGTKRLCHIRGKMHKKVWIAAGDIVLVGLRDYQDDKADVILKYMPDEARLLKAYGELPENTRLNEGVANLDEEDENTVDNYIEFEDEDIDRI